The sequence below is a genomic window from Sebastes fasciatus isolate fSebFas1 chromosome 11, fSebFas1.pri, whole genome shotgun sequence.
ATGATGCTTAACACTTAAGCCAGCTAAGTATGTTTTATAACCTATAAGCAGGGGATGAAATTAGTACCTGCCACCTGACAAATAacatgttggctgtggcaggtgaaaatgtcaggtcacctgccaccatggaagacaggttttccttatattaagaaattcTAAaacctaaattaaatatatggtaagacttcattttacaggtccacaaattgcACAGTAGTTAGGTAATAATCAGCAAGTCACCTATGtgacatttctttggaattactgccaagttaccccaatatttaactcaaaattgatcaaaaattactttattataaacattatttaataattatattccgctatttctcaatagctggtaatttatttaatacatttccaggaaaagaatacaaagttaattgttttactttattttcatgtctgctggtaaatagataataattagcaaataacttctttgaaatttctttaaaaactccctgaatatAGTCACAGATAAATAGGCTTTTAAACTACCTACATCTACAGCAAGGTGCAGCTTTCTGTATGATCTTTACACTCAAccacaaatatacaaaatctCCTGAATATGTAATGCAACTATTGTATGTACTAAGTATGTTTTACCCCTATAAGACACTTTTATCTACATGAATACAGTGGtgtcacaatatatcttattatattatattcatatttgtgGACCTATGAGGGAAGGTGAACTGATATTGTTTGATTTGATATGTTACTGCCAGGAATACACATAACACACTAGTCCAAAtattcacaaaacaatgaagaaaaggaaaaaaaaacactatatagTCACAGATAAATAGACTTTTAAACTACCTACATCTATAGCAAGGTGCAGCTTTCTGTATGATCTTTACACTCAACCATAAATATACAAAATCTCCTGAATACATAATGCAactattgttttgtttaaagGTGTAACACGAGTGTGAAATGTACATGGAGGCCTTGAGGATGGTCGGAGCTGGCTGAGGTTCACCCACTGACCCAGAAGGTTTGATCCAGGTTGAAAAGAAGCAGGAGCCATGAAAGAAGCGGGCAGGGCAGAGTGTGGAGGCCAGGAGGATCTGTTTGAGGACCCGGATTTCCCCACTGATGACTCCTCCCTGTTCTCTGACAGCTCCACGCCCATCACGAGGCTGCAGGGAGGCATCACCTGGCTACGTCCACAGGTAAGAGCCAGTGCCAAGAGGAAATGGGAAATGCCGACGTGTATTCCTCGGTGTGTTTGTTTCGTCATTGTTTGAATGTTGTGTCACCTGTCACAGGTGTGACATCTGTTCAATAAAAGCAGGATTTCCCATATCAGGTGGTTGATTTGATTATGAAAGAGTGCTCAGAACTAGGACTGCACAATGAATTGGAATTTAATCAAAATCGCCACATGGCCTACCGCAATTTTCAAATCCCAGGAGGTGCAATATTTGCTAAGGACAAGatttgtcaaaataccattttaaattaaatattgttgtgctgcagagatgtcctggcctacgcatcatattctacaaacttaagaaaacatgcaaatcattttttcaatgaaaatgagaataatggtGTAAAAATTCTCATTCCCTCTgatatcacaaatcatatcgtgattgcaatatcagtcaaaacaatcgcaattagatattttttctaaatcaTTCAGCCCTACTTACAGGTTTAAAGGTGTACAGTATTTCACAAAAAGTAAACAGGTGTAATTAAAGACAAAATCGAATATCTTTTTTCACCTCCAGGAGATCTGCCAGTCGCCAGCTCTCTTCCCTGACAACATCAACCTGGGTCATGCAAAGCAAGGCTTATTAGGAGACTGTTGGTTTCTCTGTGCCTGCACCTTCCTGCTCAAGAacaaacatctactgaacaaGGTACAGCAACAACTGTATTATCATTTAGATTTGAATAGATTTTTATGATCTTCAGCTCTGGCTTGTTCAAAAATCTGGAGAAGTGAATTATGGGCAGTAGAGTGGTTAGACTAAGTTGCAGTGAATATGTGTGCCATGAGGATGTTATCTACTGTGTGTCCTAGACTGCTGTGTTGATTTAGTTTGTGATTCTCTGTAGGTGTTGCCTCCGGACCAGCCCCAGTGGGGTGACAGCAGGTACAGGGGCTcctttcagttttgtttttggcaGCAGGGACGCTGGACAGAGGTGACCATCGACGACCGCCTTCCCTGCATCAATTCCACTCTCTGCTTCTCACGCTGCCACTCCCCCACTGCCTTTTGGGTAGCCCTGTTAGAGAAGGCCTATGCCAAGTAAGTAAACTGTGGAATTTCTCACAGTTTAACCTACTATGAACAACACAATGAACCTTGTAATGCATTCCCAACCACATGTTTAGTGAAGTTTGGAAATCCCATTTCCTGTCCCTTCCATCCTCTTCAGGCTTCATGGCTCATACGAGCGACTCTGGGCAGGGCAGGTGTCCGAGGCCCTAGTGGATTTGAGCGGGGGCCTGGCGGAGCGCTGGAGCTTGGGGGAGtcggaggaggagcagagaccGGAACAGGACAGTGACCAGGTCAGGAGGAGAAGGCTGGACCTGAACCTTCTGTATCCAGTGAAAGACGAGTGTGCGGTCAGCTGCTCCACTCACAGCAGCCCCGAAGGTCAGAAAGTCACAAGTGTTTTCTTGCAGATACGAGTGATTTTGATCTTGTGTCACATCACCTGATGACCTCGACGTCTGTTGTAGGTGCCAGTGAGCTGGGTCAGTACCACGCGCTGACTGTCATGGAGTGGGTGGATGTGAAGACGGTGTCAGGGAGCAAAGTGCTGCTGCTCAGGATCAGAAACCCCTGGGGAAGATGCTGCTGGGGAGGGACCTGGATAAGGAGGTAGGCATGTGTGTCTGCTTATGTGTGTCATAGTTGAGATTAAGAGATGAGTCTTCAGATTGCAGTCGTTGCCATGGATATGACCAATGCGTTGACAGTGTAATTTGATCTCAAATGTTATTATGAATGGTTGTGAATGGAATTCTTAATGTCAGTCTGCACTCAGGGTGGGCTCTCTGGACAGACAGAAAAGTCCAGAGAAAGTGCACTAAAGCACCTTGCAGACTTGATTTACTGTGTATTTGGACAGCCTTTCAGGCTTTCACATGTACGCATCTCTAAAATCCACAAGTCTGCAAGTGCTGGGAAGACATTTGGATTCAGCCCCAGCCAGCATTCACTCAGTCTGCCTCTTTGTCTGCAGTGGCGAGGGTTGGCGTTCTGTCGACCCTGTGTCTGCTTTGGACCTACAAGCCAGGGTGGCCGAGGGCGAGTTCTGGTTGGATGAGACCGAATTCTTGTCACAgtttgatgatgtcacagtgggCTACCCCATCAGTGATGAGGGGCACCTAAAGAGCATCTATACTGGTAATTCCCTTAttttgctataaaaaaaaaacaacctcactGTCTGTGACCTCCTTGGAGCTCCTTTTTAACCTTTACAGCTCTCCTCTCCGACAGGAAATCTGCTGACACACAACTATCAGCTGGCTGGCCGGTGGACGAACGGGCACTCCGCTGGTGGGAGCCGGAACAGCAGCAGCTACGGCAGCAACCCAAAGTTTTGGCtcaaagtgtgtgagagaggagaggtgctGGTGTCCCTGCTGCAGCATAGAAAATGGAGAAACACGGAGAAATACGCACAAACGCCACTCGAGGATAGCAAGAACACAATGCACCAGCACTACCAGGCTATCGCTCTACACATGTGGAAGGTTTGTGCCATCACTTataggaaaaacaaaatgtttgtgtCTTTGCATCATGTCACTCGCGTTTTTCTGTCACTAGGTGGAGAAAAGGCGTTTTAACCTAAGCCGAATGTTGAACAAACCTCCTTGTGCTTCTACTCACTGCCACGCCTACGAGAGAGAGGTGATTCTCCGTGGGCAGCTGGAGCTTGGATACTACCTGCTGATCCCCAGCACCTACCAGCCAGGAGCAGAGGCCCGCTTCCTCATCAGggccttttcctcctcttccacgTCCCTCAGGTAAGGACCAGTTAACAGATTGGAAAAAGTCAACAAGATCATCTTATCTATGTAAACATTACTGGAAATATGCAGCGCTTCCAcgttatgtttctttttttataatgaagttTGAACTTAGAGATCCAAGAGGTTTCATTCCATCTTCAAAAAAGTTCAAGAGATATGTGTGAATGTTATTTTCTAAGCTGTCATGGAAGAATGTAACGGAATGTAATTGGTGTGCAAAAATTCTTAATTAATTCTCTCAAATCAGTAAAATCAAATGCACAAATGAACAAAACATGATGTTAAACAGGTTACATTTAAAGGTAAAGTCAGTAATCTTGAGAAACACAGTACATAATCTCGAGTAcactacattttaaaaactcttttccaactcttttccaatgaaagtagctagcagcactagctccaaaagtccctaaatctagatagaaagtcaccaagtcgtcaacactgacagtccgtcccttcaggcctccctccaaagccactcccttACAATTATCAGTACGAACATAAACACTATCATAATGAGCATGAACGGCGAGCATTGCTGTTGTTGGTACTCACAGCCGACaaactagcagcttgtggaagactctggtgacgcgcaatgagtaCACGGGCCGAGTGcacgcaggtagacaggcaggcaggtacaccggacaggtttattacagtcctgcgacagccacaaatactggatttattttcttttttttgtcagaggatttgatttattgattgctgtcgggatgtaatgagaatttcaactaatatataaaaagaaaatgtatttgaacaacactaccAACCTTAGCTTGAACACATTTTTAATAGGTGTAAAAATATAACACGTCTCCTTCCAAAATCAAGGCAAAACTGCATTAGTTATTTTGCCCATTCTACAatgttgtgttatattttaAGATTCCCTTTAAAGTATGTTATCAACAATATCGTTTATTGCCATGTTCAATAAATTTGTGCACATGTTCATTTGAGATCTCGATTTATGATTGACGAGTGCAGTGCCTGT
It includes:
- the capn10 gene encoding calpain-10 encodes the protein MKEAGRAECGGQEDLFEDPDFPTDDSSLFSDSSTPITRLQGGITWLRPQEICQSPALFPDNINLGHAKQGLLGDCWFLCACTFLLKNKHLLNKVLPPDQPQWGDSRYRGSFQFCFWQQGRWTEVTIDDRLPCINSTLCFSRCHSPTAFWVALLEKAYAKLHGSYERLWAGQVSEALVDLSGGLAERWSLGESEEEQRPEQDSDQVRRRRLDLNLLYPVKDECAVSCSTHSSPEGASELGQYHALTVMEWVDVKTVSGSKVLLLRIRNPWGRCCWGGTWIRSGEGWRSVDPVSALDLQARVAEGEFWLDETEFLSQFDDVTVGYPISDEGHLKSIYTGNLLTHNYQLAGRWTNGHSAGGSRNSSSYGSNPKFWLKVCERGEVLVSLLQHRKWRNTEKYAQTPLEDSKNTMHQHYQAIALHMWKVEKRRFNLSRMLNKPPCASTHCHAYEREVILRGQLELGYYLLIPSTYQPGAEARFLIRAFSSSSTSLSALKSPAPSLPLTTDGEWETSSFRGSWVEGRTAGGSRNFLSHLQNPRFPFIVCDASAETSAVNVRITLHQSRPDTDLHPIGFHIYKVPEGDSEQTLPRDKDPVASCVPHCYTQDVSLACCLSPGAYTIVPSTYQPDCSAIFTLSLALRIHRKVVKSQERLGRAIQEISHISVMQS